In Onychostoma macrolepis isolate SWU-2019 chromosome 06, ASM1243209v1, whole genome shotgun sequence, one DNA window encodes the following:
- the parp3 gene encoding protein mono-ADP-ribosyltransferase PARP3 isoform X1 codes for MALNIPNINCMINYEQRGKRMAPKRRATSSTKAGGKKVKEEPEAPPKDKFTSAKEALKATVPQVKGTRNPDSFCHLSNAEVHEDYDCMLNQTNIGNNNNKFYVIQVLVYGGKYYCWTRWGRVGELGQNNLAGPYTADAAIKNFEKKFKDKTKNNWSDHENFVSHSGKYTLIEVDGDQDAEVKVDTVDGGDVKVKTEQHVLPCTLDEATQRLIRFIFDNDMFKEAMTSMNLDIKKMPLGKLSKQQIAKGFEVLEQIEAAIKKGERNKLEELTNKFFTIIPHNFGRNRPPIISDDSVLQGKKEMLLVLADIEVAQSLKAESEKAKEEMKDTVPHPVDQNYQSLKCRLSLMDKKSKEMKIIEKYLNATGRKGLTLVDVWEVDRDTEAERFRENDALENRKLLWHGTNVAVVAAILKGGLRIMPHSGGRVGRGIYFASENIKSAGYVCPSNNTGIMFLNEVALGEEYNITQDDCSLRKAPAGYDSVIARGSQEPDPSKDVFIELDGKKVAVPQGKAIKQQQYQGSSFMNSEYLIYKESQCRIRYLLELKFGY; via the exons ATGGCTCTAAACATACCAAATATAAACTGTATGATTAATTATGAACAGAGAGGAAAGAGGATGGCACCTAAGAGAAGGGCAACATCAAGCACCAAAGCTGGAGGAAAGAAGGTAAAGGAGGAGCCTGAAGCTCCCCCGAAGGACAAGTTCACCTCTGCCAAAGAGGCTCTGAAGGCAACAGTGCCACAGGTGAAGGGCACGAGGAACCCAGACAGCTTCTGTCATCTATCAAATGCTGAG GTTCACGAAGATTACGACTGTATGCTAAACCAAACCAACAttggaaacaacaacaacaaattctATGTAATCCAAGTCTTAGTGTATGGAGGAAAGTACTATTGTTGGACAAGATGGGGCAGAGTG GGAGAGCTGGGCCAAAACAATTTAGCCGGTCCATATACCGCTGATGCAGCCATTAAGAATTTTGAAAAGAAATTCAAAGATAAGACCAAGAATAATTGGAGCGATCATGAAAACTTTGTCTCGCACTCTGGGAAGTACACATTGATAGAGGTAGATGGGGACCAGGATGCAGAAGTGAAG GTGGACACTGTAGACGGTGGAGATGTGAAGGTGAAAACTGAACAACATGTTCTGCCTTGTACATTGGATGAGGCAACTCAAAGACTCATCCGATTCATCTTCGACAACGACATGTTCAAAGAAGCCATGACCAGCATGAACCTGG ACATTAAGAAGATGCCCTTGGGGAAACTCAGCAAGCAGCAGATAGCCAAAGGCTTTGAGGTTTTGGAGCAGATTGAAGCTGCAATAAAGAAGGGGGAACGGAACAAGTTAGAAGAACTCACCAACAAATTCTTCACCATAATTCCTCATAACTTTGGCCGCAACAGACCCCCTATCATCTCTGATGATTCTGTCCTTCAGGGCAAGAAGGAGATGCTTTTG GTTCTTGCAGACATAGAGGTTGCCCAGAGTCTTAAAGCTGAATCTGAGAAAGCCAAAGAAGAGATGAAGGACACAGTGCCACATCCAGTTGACCAAAATTACCAGTCTCTGAAATGCAGGCTAAGCCTAATGGATAAGAAGTCAAAGGAAATGAAG ATTATTGAGAAGTACTTGAATGCCACTGGAAGAAAAGGACTCACTTTGGTGGACGTCTGGGAAGTTGACAGAGATACAGAG GCTGAGCGCTTCAGGGAAAATGATGCATTGGAGAACCGGAAGCTGCTTTGGCATGGAACAAACGTGGCAGTGGTTGCAGCTATTCTGAAGGGCGGCCTTCGCATTATGCCCCATTCTGGTGGACGTGTGGGCAGGGGAATCTATTTTGCCTCTGAAAACATCAAATCTGCTGGCTATG TGTGTCCATCCAACAACACTGGCatcatgtttctaaatgaagttGCTTTGGGAGAAGAGTACAACATCACACAGGATGATTGCAGCCTAAGGAAGGCTCCAGCTGGCTATGACAGCGTAATTGCACGCGGAAGCCAAGAACCAG ATCCCTCAAAAGATGTCTTCATTGAGTTGGATGGTAAAAAGGTGGCGGTTCCTCAGGGAAAAGCCATAAAACAACAGCAGTACCAGGGAAGTTCCTTCATGAACAGTGAGTACCTCATCTATAAGGAAAGCCAGTGTCGCATCCGATACCTCCTGGAATTGAAGTTCGGTTATTAG
- the parp3 gene encoding protein mono-ADP-ribosyltransferase PARP3 isoform X2 — MAPKRRATSSTKAGGKKVKEEPEAPPKDKFTSAKEALKATVPQVKGTRNPDSFCHLSNAEVHEDYDCMLNQTNIGNNNNKFYVIQVLVYGGKYYCWTRWGRVGELGQNNLAGPYTADAAIKNFEKKFKDKTKNNWSDHENFVSHSGKYTLIEVDGDQDAEVKVDTVDGGDVKVKTEQHVLPCTLDEATQRLIRFIFDNDMFKEAMTSMNLDIKKMPLGKLSKQQIAKGFEVLEQIEAAIKKGERNKLEELTNKFFTIIPHNFGRNRPPIISDDSVLQGKKEMLLVLADIEVAQSLKAESEKAKEEMKDTVPHPVDQNYQSLKCRLSLMDKKSKEMKIIEKYLNATGRKGLTLVDVWEVDRDTEAERFRENDALENRKLLWHGTNVAVVAAILKGGLRIMPHSGGRVGRGIYFASENIKSAGYVCPSNNTGIMFLNEVALGEEYNITQDDCSLRKAPAGYDSVIARGSQEPDPSKDVFIELDGKKVAVPQGKAIKQQQYQGSSFMNSEYLIYKESQCRIRYLLELKFGY; from the exons ATGGCACCTAAGAGAAGGGCAACATCAAGCACCAAAGCTGGAGGAAAGAAGGTAAAGGAGGAGCCTGAAGCTCCCCCGAAGGACAAGTTCACCTCTGCCAAAGAGGCTCTGAAGGCAACAGTGCCACAGGTGAAGGGCACGAGGAACCCAGACAGCTTCTGTCATCTATCAAATGCTGAG GTTCACGAAGATTACGACTGTATGCTAAACCAAACCAACAttggaaacaacaacaacaaattctATGTAATCCAAGTCTTAGTGTATGGAGGAAAGTACTATTGTTGGACAAGATGGGGCAGAGTG GGAGAGCTGGGCCAAAACAATTTAGCCGGTCCATATACCGCTGATGCAGCCATTAAGAATTTTGAAAAGAAATTCAAAGATAAGACCAAGAATAATTGGAGCGATCATGAAAACTTTGTCTCGCACTCTGGGAAGTACACATTGATAGAGGTAGATGGGGACCAGGATGCAGAAGTGAAG GTGGACACTGTAGACGGTGGAGATGTGAAGGTGAAAACTGAACAACATGTTCTGCCTTGTACATTGGATGAGGCAACTCAAAGACTCATCCGATTCATCTTCGACAACGACATGTTCAAAGAAGCCATGACCAGCATGAACCTGG ACATTAAGAAGATGCCCTTGGGGAAACTCAGCAAGCAGCAGATAGCCAAAGGCTTTGAGGTTTTGGAGCAGATTGAAGCTGCAATAAAGAAGGGGGAACGGAACAAGTTAGAAGAACTCACCAACAAATTCTTCACCATAATTCCTCATAACTTTGGCCGCAACAGACCCCCTATCATCTCTGATGATTCTGTCCTTCAGGGCAAGAAGGAGATGCTTTTG GTTCTTGCAGACATAGAGGTTGCCCAGAGTCTTAAAGCTGAATCTGAGAAAGCCAAAGAAGAGATGAAGGACACAGTGCCACATCCAGTTGACCAAAATTACCAGTCTCTGAAATGCAGGCTAAGCCTAATGGATAAGAAGTCAAAGGAAATGAAG ATTATTGAGAAGTACTTGAATGCCACTGGAAGAAAAGGACTCACTTTGGTGGACGTCTGGGAAGTTGACAGAGATACAGAG GCTGAGCGCTTCAGGGAAAATGATGCATTGGAGAACCGGAAGCTGCTTTGGCATGGAACAAACGTGGCAGTGGTTGCAGCTATTCTGAAGGGCGGCCTTCGCATTATGCCCCATTCTGGTGGACGTGTGGGCAGGGGAATCTATTTTGCCTCTGAAAACATCAAATCTGCTGGCTATG TGTGTCCATCCAACAACACTGGCatcatgtttctaaatgaagttGCTTTGGGAGAAGAGTACAACATCACACAGGATGATTGCAGCCTAAGGAAGGCTCCAGCTGGCTATGACAGCGTAATTGCACGCGGAAGCCAAGAACCAG ATCCCTCAAAAGATGTCTTCATTGAGTTGGATGGTAAAAAGGTGGCGGTTCCTCAGGGAAAAGCCATAAAACAACAGCAGTACCAGGGAAGTTCCTTCATGAACAGTGAGTACCTCATCTATAAGGAAAGCCAGTGTCGCATCCGATACCTCCTGGAATTGAAGTTCGGTTATTAG